The genome window GCAGCACCTTTCACGTTGGGTGCCGTCCCGGATCCGGATTCCATTGAGCGGGAAACATTTCTTGACCCGAATGGGGGTTCACGGGGCGCGGAATGGCGGCTCGGCGCAAGGACGTTCCCTCTAATGGACGGGGGACATGCCTGGGGAGCGGGGCGATACAGTGTGTGAGTCCGGTCCGCCGGACATGGTTCAGCTCGACCCCCCGGAGCTGAACCGCCGACGACCCCCGTCCCTCCCCCCTGGCGGGGGTCGTCTTGTTTCTCGAGCCGGTTCCGGCAGAACCGATTTCCTTTCACATTTCGTCCGGTGCTGAGTTGTCCACAGCCGGGGTAGTTGTCCACAGATTTGCGAATTGACTCTGGGCGGCTCGACGGCGTCCGGCCACTGTGGATGTCGAGACCGCCGCGCTCCTCAACCGGAAGCCGCGGACTCGCAGTCCGCACCCGAACCCGGAAATCGGAGCCCATGATGTCCGCCGCGACCACCTTGCCGTCTTCCACTCCGCCCACCGCGCCCGGAGGGCCACGTCCCCTGCTGATCACCTGCGATGCCGAGCTGGCCGAGGACGTCCTGCGCCTGGCCGCGGCAGCGGGATGCGAACTGGACCGCGCGCCCGACCCGTTGTCGGTCGGGGACCGCTGGCGCACGGCGCCACTCGTGCTGCTGGACGGTCCCGCGGCCGAAGCGGGCGTGGCCAACGGCCTGCCGCGAAGACCGGGTGTGCTGGTGCTCGCCCGCGCACCGGGAGGTGATCTGTACCGCGCCGCCTTCCACATGGGTGCGGAGCAGGAGGTCATCCTGCCCGCGCACGAAGGGCACCTGATCGAGCTGCTCGCCGAGGCGGTCGACCGTTCCGCGCCGCGTTCGGGGCGGGTGCTCGCCGTCATCGGCGGCAGCGGAGGCGCGGGCGCGTCGGTGCTGGCGACCGGTGTGGCGGTGACGGCGGCGCGGCGCGGCCAGCGCTCGTTGCTGCTGGACTGCGATCCACTGGGCGGTGGCCTGGACCTGGCGGTCGGCGCGGAGAGCACCGACGGCGTCCGCTGGTCAGGACTCAGCGTCAGCGGAGGCCGGGTGGCGGCGGGTGCGTTGCACGACGCGCTGCCGCAGCGCCGCGTCGGTTCCGGCTCCCTCGCCGTGCTGGCCTGCGACCGCGACGGCCCGTCTTCCGGGCTGACGCCGCAGGCGGTCGGCGCGGTGGTCGATGCCGGGAGGCGTGCCGGGCAGACCGTGGTGTGCGACCTGCCGAGGCACCTCTCGGAGGCCGCGCTGGCCGGACTGCGGAAGGCCGATCTCACCCTGGTCGTCGTGGCCGCCGAGGTCCGAGCCTGCGCGGCGGCGGCCCGGCTGGTCGCCGAGATCCGCGACCGCACGGCCGGACGGCTGCGGCTCGTGGTGCGCGGACCGGCTTCCAGCGGACTGCGCGTGTCCGACGTCGGCCGCGCCGTCGGCGTCGAAGTCCTCGCCGCCGTGCGACCGCAGCCCGGGTTGTCCACAGCGTTGGACCGCGGCGGGTTCTGCGCGACGCGCGCCGGTCTGCGCCGGACCGTGGAGCGAGCCGCTTCCGAGGTGTTGCGGGCGCTCGGCCGAGCCGACACCCCTGCTGAACGCGCCCTGGCAGGTGCGGCATGAACGGGGAACTGATCGAGCGGGTGCGCAACCGGCTCGCGGGCAGCGGGGTGCCGCTGACGTCGTCGGCGGTGGCCACGGCGGTGCGGGCGGAAGCGGGTGGGCTGGTCGGCGACGCCGACGTGCTCGACCGTCTCCGCCAGGTGCAGCGCGAGTTCCTCGGGGCCGGTGCGCTCGAACCGCTGCTGCGCGACCCGGCGGTCACCGACGTGCTGGTCACCGCGCCCGACGCGGTGTGGGTCGACCGGGGCGATGGACTGCGGCGCTGCGCGGAGACCTTCGCCGACGAGGACGCCGTGCGGCGCCTCGCGCAGCGCCTGGCACTGGCCAGCGGCCGCAGGCTCGACGACGCGCAGCCGTGGGTCGACGCCTGGCTTCCCCGCGCGACCGGCGCCGTCCGGCTGCACGCGGTGCTGCCGCCGGTGGCCGACAGCACCTGCATCTCGCTGCGGGTCCTGCGTCCGGCGGTGCACGGCCTCGAAGCGCTGCACCGCAAGGGCATGTTCGACGCGCCGACCGCCGGACTGCTGCGGTCGATCGTCACCACCCGGTTGGCGTTCCTCGTCATCGGAGGTGCGGGCGCGGGCAAGACCACGCTGCTCGCGGCGATGCTCGGGGAAGTCAGTCCCGCCGAACGCATCATCTGCGTCGAGGAAGCCAGCGAGCTGCAACCCGACCACCCGCACGTGGTGCGCCTGCTGACCCGGCCGCCGAACATCGAGGGCGCTGGGGAGATCCAGGTACGCGACCTCGTGCGGCAGGCCCTCCGGATGCGACCGGATCGCCTGGTCGTCGGCGAGGTGCGCGGCGGCGAGATCTGCGAGCTGCTGGCCGCGCTCAACACCGGGCACGAAGGGGGCGGCGGCACCCTGCACGCGAACTCGCCCCGTGAGGTGCCCGCGCGGATGGAGGCACTGGCCGCGCTGGGCGGTCTCTCCCGCGCCGCGCTGCACAGCCAGCTGGCCGCGGCGGTGCAGGTCGTTCTCCACGTCCAGCGGACGCGGCAGGGCCGCAGGCTGGCCGCGGTGGGCGTGCCGTTCCGCGCCGGCGACCACATCGAGGTCCGCCCGGCGTGGGAGCAGCACTCCGGTTGGGGGCCGGGCGCGGAAGCCCTCGCGGCGATGCTGTCCGCCCGGGGAGGTGCGTTGCCGTGCTGACGTTCTTCCTGCTCGCGCTGTCGTTGCTCTGCTGGCCCGATCTGCGGGCGCAGCGGAGGCTTTGCGCGCTGACCTCGACCACCGCGGGGAAACCGGGCGCAGCGGCGGTTCGGGCCGCACGGATCGGCTGGATACCGGCCACCGCCGCGCTCGGAGCCCTCCTCGCAGGTGTCGGCGGCCTGTTCGCGGCCGTGGCACTGGCCGTTCTCGGACGTCGATACGTGAGGTCCCGGCGGAGCTTCCGCGCCGGTGTGGAGCGGTCGGCCGAACTGTCCGGTGGCATCCGATTGCTGGTGGCCGGGCTCCGCGCCGGCGCGCATCCGGCCGTGGCGGCGGAGGGGGCGGCCGAGGACTCGGCACCGGCGATCTCCGGGGTGTTCCGCGACCTGGCGTCCGCGGCGAAGCTCGGCGGAGACGTCCCGACGGTGCTCGACAACGGCGGCCACCCCGCCGAGCTCCGGCAACCGCTGGCGCGGCTGGGCCGGGCGTGGCGGCTCGCCGAGCGGCACGGCGTGGCACTGGCGGATCTGCTGGACGCGGTGCGGCGCGACGTCGACCACCGGGTCGCCTTCGTCCGCGATCTCGAATCGAAGATGGCGGGCCCGCGCGCTACCGCGGCCATGCTCGCCGGCCTGCCTCTCCTCGGCCTGCTCCTGGGCGAAGCGGTCGGTGCCGCACCGCTGTCCGTGCTGACAGGGCAGGCGTTCGGCCAGGCCGTCCTGGTCGTGGGCGTCGGCCTGCTGTGCGCGGGGCTGTTCTGGACCCTTCGGCTGACGGAGGGAGCGATGTCGCCATGAGCGCACTCGCACTCGCGCTGGCACTGCTCGCACTCGCAGCCCTGCTGGCGCCCGTGAACACCGCCCGCGCCCGCTTGCTCGACCTCCCCGTTGCCTGGCCACGACCCAACCCCGCACCGGCCGGCCGTCGGCTCGCACCCACCCCGAACACCGCCGCCCCCGATACGTCCACCCCGGGCAACAGCACTTCGGCCACCCCAACCTCGGCGCACGGCACGTCGGCGGTCTTCGACTCGGGGTACCGCACGTCGGCGGTCTTCGACTCGGAGTACAGCACCTCGGCCATCTCCACCCCGGGCACGGTCGTTCCCGGCACGCCAGTCCGGAGCACACCCACCCCAGGCGCTGCCGCCCCAGGGACGTTCCCCTCGATGACGGCCACTTCGGGTATGGCCACCCCGGGAACGGCCTCCTCGGGAACGGTCCTTCCCGAGACCGCACTCAAGCTCAGCGATGGTCTTTCGCCTGCCCGGACAACCCTCGAACCCACAATCACCGCCGTGCCGGGTGACCCCGCGGCCCACCTCTTGTCGGGTGTCCTCACGGTGTCTCACAGCACCGAGCACGTGCCGGGTTGGCCGTTCGAGGGCAGCATCTCGGACCTCGCCACCGGCGGCCATTCCTCAAGCGCCACCTCTGGCTCCCCGCCGGACGGTTTCGCCATCGGGTACCCGTCGGCTGGACCCGCGATAGATCTCCGTGCAGGCCCTTGGTCGAGACGACCGCTGCCTGCTCTGCCCGCCGATCTCCTGAGCGGCCTCCCCGCAGACCTCCCGGACGGTCTCCGCACCGACTCCTCTCCAGCAAGGCCCCCGGCCGGTCTTCACGACCACCCCTCGGCGCGGGAGCCGGTGGGGTCGCTGGCGACCTGGTCGCGAGCTGTGCGCATGGCGGTGGCCCGGTTCGCCACCTCCATGGGCGCTAGCCGGTGGGTTGATCGCTTCCGCCGAAGACCCGCGAGGAGTGACCCTCTCGTGCTCGCCGCCGGGTGGGACCTGCTCGCCGCCGGGATGCGAGCAGGGTTGCCGGTGCCGGTGATCTTGCGGGCCGTTGCGGCGGAGTTCGACGGCGCCCCGGCGGGTGTGCTCGACGAGGTGGCTCGGCTGCTCGCCCTCGGCGCGGATGCCGTGGCCGCATGGGAACCCGCGCTGCGGCACCCCGACACGGAGGAACTCGCCCGCGCGGCCCGCCGGACGGCGCGGACCGGGACAGGTTTGGCCGACGTGGCGGCCGACCTCGCCGCGGACGCCCGCGCGTCCGTCGGTGCACGAGCCCAAGCCCATGCCCAACGGGCGACGGTGTGGGTCGCGCTGCCGTTGGGTCTGTGCTTCCTGCCCGCGTTCCTGTGTCTCGGTGTCCTCCCGGTGGTCGCAGGAATGCTCAACCGAATCGTCGCCACCTGGTGAATGTCCACTGAGGACGAACGATCAAGTCGACCCGTTCAACTGATGAAGAGAGAGGAATCAGCATGCAGAGCAACCTCATCGTCCGGAGTCGAGTTTCGATGAGTACTTCCCGCGCGGGATTGTTGTTGCGACGCCTCCGCTTTCTGTTGCGAGGTGACGACGGGATGAGTACCGCGGAGTACGCGATCGGCACTCTTGCCGCAGCCGCACTCGGCGCGATCCTTTACACCGCGGTGAACAGCGACACGATCAAAGGGGCCGTAACCGCTTTGCTCGAACGCGGATTCGCGGGTATCTGATGTCGTGCATCCGAGCCGTGCCGGCGCCGCTGCCCCCGGGCGGCGCCGGCAACGGCGTCCGAACACCGGTCCCCTTCCGGGGCCACGGGGCTGAAACACTTCCCTTGCGCACAAGGGAAACCGCGCAATCGACCATGGCTGTAGCCCTGCCTTTCCGGCGACTGGTCACCTTCCGCGCCTTGGCCGGTGACCGCGGGGCCGTGACGGTCGAGGCGGCGCTCGGCATTTGCTCGCTCGTCTTGGTGTTCGCACTCGCGGTCGGCGGATTGTGCGCGGTGATCGGGCAGCTCCGCTGCACGGACGCCGCGGTGGAGGCCGCGCGGCTGACCGCGCGCGGCAGCCAGGCCGAGGCCGCAGGCGCGGTGCAACGGCTGGCGCCGACCGGAGCGACCTTGGCCGTCTCGGTCACCGGAGACCAGGTCACCGCCGAGGTGCGGTCGCCGCTTCCCGGCGGGTTCCTGCCCGGCAAGTGGCTGAAGAGCACGGCATTGGCCGTCATGGAACCAGGCTCGGCCACGCCGGCCGTCGAGCCCGCGCCGACCGAGCACGTCCCGCCTGCCGAGCAAGTCCCATCGGCCGAGCAAGTCCCGCCGGTCGACCCGAACCCGGGCTCCGGCCAGGCCGGACCTTCGAACGAGCCCACCACATCGCAAACACCGAACGAGCCCGATCCACCCCTCAACGAGTCGAGAACCCCAACAACCGACATCGCCACAGCCGACGTCCAAGCGACCGGCGACCCTCCCGGTGAAGTCCCGGTCACGGCTGGCCCGCGTGTTGATCGACCACCCTTGGGCGGCGATCTGCGTCCGCCGTCGAGCGCCGCGGAACCACGTTCTCCAGAACGAGGTGTGCCATGACGACACGTGCCTCGCTGGCCGGTGATGGCGGTGCTGCGACGGTGTTCTCCGCGCTGCTCTCGATCGCGCTGGTCGCGGTGCTGGCGTTGGCGTTGCAGCTGGCCTCCGGTGTCGTTGCGCGGCACAGAGCGGAGGGTGCCGCCGACCTCGCCGCCTTGGCGGCAGCGGCGCACGTGGTGCAGGGGCCGGAGTTCGCGTGCGGACGCGCGGACTGGGTGGCGCGGGGTATGGCCATCGCGATCGCGTCGTGCCGATTGGAAGGTGCCAACGCGCGCATCGAGGTGCGGGCGGACTCCCCCGTACTGGGCAACTTCACAGCCATCACCGCACGCGCCCGTGCTGGACCGGCCGGGGGCTGACTGCCGACGAACTTCAAGATTGCTGACGAAATCTCGGAAAGATTGAGGTGATTGGGATACTGCTGAGCTTGAGACGTTGTTATTAGCCAACGGTGTTGCCGAGTGTTGCCATTGGCTCGTGGACGACGCTGCGAGCGGGTCCACCTGCACGTGCAAGCGGGCGCCAGTACGCGTGTGCGCGTACGCGCACACGCGTGCGCCCGGACACGGGCGCGCCCACGCGAATCTGGCGGTGGCACAACGGTAAGCGCGGCAACACCCGAGAGGTGGGAGCGCAGGGCGCTTGGGGCCACGGACAGGAGCGGGTTGGGCAGCCCGATCAACGCGCATGATGCTGTTGCATGCCCGGGATTTCCGACCGTTCACGGCGTCTGCAACGCCAAGCTGCTCCAGGTGCCGAGCGGTGACGCGTTGTGCGGCGGCGGTTTCGCTGCTCCGTATGGCCGGATGTGTTCGGCAGCACTGCTCAATGTGGTGGCGCACGTGGCCGTCCACTGGCATGTTGGTTTGGACGACGTCCACGGGTACGTGATCGTGATCGGTCCGCTCCACCCGTCGGATTTCCGCTCGGCTTCCGCCCGTCGACGCGCTGTCCTCCGGCCGCCCGGTCGTCGTCCGGTCAACCCCCGGTGGAGTCAGGTCGGCGGACGCCGCTCCGCCGCTGATCCACGACGAGCGGTCAGCACGACCCGACGAGAGGTCGGCGACCGGTTCGGGATGGCCGTTGTTGCAACAAGTTCGCGACTTCGGCGCTCCTTCCCGCGCCGTTCGTCAGGTTGATCTATCGGCCGCTCTCTCACGCCTGCTGCGTTCGTCGAAGCCAAATGACCGGTCATCGACGCGGGGGTGTACCGCGGGTGCCTTCGTGACGTTCATTAGTGGTGTGAGCGCGGGACCCAACGGTCCACGACAAAGGAGTCGGGACTCAGGTGACACCCCCGAATCACCGGGAACCGCGCGCACTGCTGAACAGGGAGGCGGAGTAGAGATGGATTGGTCGGCGGATGAGTGGCAGGACGCCTTCGGTGGCGTCCGGGCTCTCCAGGCCGGGCTGCTGAACAACCGGATCGAGCTGCGGGTCGAGGCGATCGGCTTCGCTTCGCGCGGCTGGCCGGTGCTGCCCGGGACCTATCCGGTGGGCACCCGGTGGATCGGACGCGACGGCGGCGAAGCCGACGGTCCGATGCCGGTGCACCAGGACTGGGAGGAACGGCTCGGGACCAACCCCGACCAGGTGGCCGCCTGGTGGTCCAGCCGTCCTCACAGCCTGCTGCTCGCGACCGGGACGGCCGTCAACGCCGTCGAGGTCGACGCGGCGCTCGGCTACCGCGCCGCCGTCGCCCTGCGCACGCTGGGATTCCCGGTCCCGATCGTGGCCGTTCCCAACGGGCGCTGGTATTTCCTGACCTCCGGCGGAGATCGGCTGGCCCCCGAACTGGCCGATCTCGCCGAGGTCAGGCTGCACGGAGCCGGCAGCTGGGTCCCCATGCCGCCGACCACCTACCCGCACGGTGCGGCGCACTGGCGGGTCAAGCCCGAGGTCTGCGGGTGGACCCTGCCATCGCTGGACTTCGTGCAGGACGCCCTCGTCCAAGGGCTCAACCAGGACCACAACGTGGCTGACCTCGTCGCAGCAGGCGGATGACCGCCATGTCGACCTGGTCCGCACCGCAGGCATCGGCACCGCGCCCTGGGCACCCCGAGAACACGACCGGCGGCATGAGGAGCGACAACCGCGCTGCGCACGAGCGCGAATCGCACTCAGTCCCGCTGACGCCGCTCGTGCAGCCCAGCCGATCCTGCGAGCCGGCCCGCGGTCGACACCGCGTCGAGAACAGCCACCGCCCCCGCCTTGTCCAGCGGTTCGTTGCCGTTCCCGCACTTCGGCGACTGGACGCAGGACGGGCACCCAGCCGGGCACTCGCAGGAAGCGATCGCTTCCCGCGTCGCGGCCAGCCATGGGAACAGCGCGGCAAAGCCGCGATCGGCGAATCCGGCCCCTCCCGGATGACCGTCGTGCACGAACACCGTCGCCTCCCCGGTGTCGGCGTGCATGGCGGTGGAGACACCGCCGATGTCCCATCGATCGCAGGTAGCGAACAGCGGTAGCAGGCCGATCGCCGCGTGCTCGGCGGCATGCAGCGCACCGGGGATGCGCGCCGGATCCAGCCCGGCGCCCCCCGGTGCGCTGCCACACAGCAGCCCCGGGCTGATCGTGTACCAGACCGCTCTTGTCACCAGCTTCTTCGCGGGCAGATCCAGCGGCACCTGGTCGAGCACCCGTCCCGACGGCAGCGTGCGCAGGTAGCCGACCACCTGCGAAGTGACCTCCACATCACCCAGGCACACCGTTACGTCCGGCCCCACCTGCCGGTGCTCGACGGTCCGCAGCACCGAGATGTCGACCGACTCCCGCGCAGATGTCGTCCAGTCCGGGCTCTCCGCGTGCACCAGCGCGAGGTCGGTGTCCAGGTCCAGCTCGTCGACCACGAACGACTCGCCCTGGTGCAGGTAGACCGCACCCGGGTGGACCGTGGCGCACGCCGAGTCGGGGTCGACCGTGCCGAGCATCCGACCGGAGTCGCCCTCGACCACCGCCACCTGCGAGCCGCCCGAACCCCGCAGCTCGACGCTGCGGTGCGGGCGCTCCCGCGAGGTCCAGTACCAGCCGTGCGGACGCCGCCGGAGCACGCCGTCGGCGGTGAGCGCGCGGACCGCCTCCGCGGCCGGTGCCCCGCCGAAGGCGTCGAAGCACTCCTCCTTCAACGGCAGCTCGGACGCGGCACACGCCAGGTGCGGTTCGAGCACGTACGGGTTCGCCGGGTCGAGCACGGTGGCCTCGACCGGACGTTCCAGCACCGCGGGCGGGTGGTGCACGAGATAGGTGTCCAGCGGGTCGTCCCTGGCGACGAAGACCACCAGCGCGCCTTCGCCGTCGCGGCCCGCCCGGCCCGCCTGCTGCCAGAAGGAGGCCAGCGTGCCCGGGTAGCCGGCGACGACCACCGCGTCCAGGCCGGCGATGTCGACCCCGAGTTCCAGGGCGTTCGTCGTCGCAACCGCGCGCAGGTCACCGGCGAGCAGGGCGCGTTCCAGCGCGCGGCGGTCCTCCGGGAGGTAGCCGCCCCGGTACGCCTTGACCCGGTCGGGCAGGCTCGAGTCGACCTCGGCGAGCGCGCGCTGGGCCGACAGCGCCGCGACCTCCACCCCTCGCCGCGAGCGGATGAAGGCGAGGGTGCGGGCGTCCTCGATCACCAGCTCGGTCATGATCCGCGCCGTCTCCGAGCCCGCCGACCGCCGGAC of Saccharopolyspora erythraea contains these proteins:
- a CDS encoding TadE family type IV pilus minor pilin, yielding MPAPLPPGGAGNGVRTPVPFRGHGAETLPLRTRETAQSTMAVALPFRRLVTFRALAGDRGAVTVEAALGICSLVLVFALAVGGLCAVIGQLRCTDAAVEAARLTARGSQAEAAGAVQRLAPTGATLAVSVTGDQVTAEVRSPLPGGFLPGKWLKSTALAVMEPGSATPAVEPAPTEHVPPAEQVPSAEQVPPVDPNPGSGQAGPSNEPTTSQTPNEPDPPLNESRTPTTDIATADVQATGDPPGEVPVTAGPRVDRPPLGGDLRPPSSAAEPRSPERGVP
- a CDS encoding DUF4244 domain-containing protein, whose translation is MQSNLIVRSRVSMSTSRAGLLLRRLRFLLRGDDGMSTAEYAIGTLAAAALGAILYTAVNSDTIKGAVTALLERGFAGI
- a CDS encoding TadA family conjugal transfer-associated ATPase, translated to MNGELIERVRNRLAGSGVPLTSSAVATAVRAEAGGLVGDADVLDRLRQVQREFLGAGALEPLLRDPAVTDVLVTAPDAVWVDRGDGLRRCAETFADEDAVRRLAQRLALASGRRLDDAQPWVDAWLPRATGAVRLHAVLPPVADSTCISLRVLRPAVHGLEALHRKGMFDAPTAGLLRSIVTTRLAFLVIGGAGAGKTTLLAAMLGEVSPAERIICVEEASELQPDHPHVVRLLTRPPNIEGAGEIQVRDLVRQALRMRPDRLVVGEVRGGEICELLAALNTGHEGGGGTLHANSPREVPARMEALAALGGLSRAALHSQLAAAVQVVLHVQRTRQGRRLAAVGVPFRAGDHIEVRPAWEQHSGWGPGAEALAAMLSARGGALPC
- a CDS encoding DEAD/DEAH box helicase; this encodes MTAESKDRGRHLLDRVLAGVPAAESPLRHVKHLPERSARTAEWPSWVPSEVVDAYAARGLSEPWVHQAEGADAVRSGQHVVVATGTASGKSMVYQLPVLSRLLEDRTATALYLSPTKALGADQLRAVEELGHEGIRAASYDGDTPKVDRDWVRAYGRWVFTNPDMLHLGVLPAHSRWARFFRSLRYVVVDECHTYRGVFGSHVALLLRRLRRIAHHYGADPVFVLASATVSDPGDLGERLTGARCRAITDDGSPRGARTVALWEPPLLEEVTGENGAPVRRSAGSETARIMTELVIEDARTLAFIRSRRGVEVAALSAQRALAEVDSSLPDRVKAYRGGYLPEDRRALERALLAGDLRAVATTNALELGVDIAGLDAVVVAGYPGTLASFWQQAGRAGRDGEGALVVFVARDDPLDTYLVHHPPAVLERPVEATVLDPANPYVLEPHLACAASELPLKEECFDAFGGAPAAEAVRALTADGVLRRRPHGWYWTSRERPHRSVELRGSGGSQVAVVEGDSGRMLGTVDPDSACATVHPGAVYLHQGESFVVDELDLDTDLALVHAESPDWTTSARESVDISVLRTVEHRQVGPDVTVCLGDVEVTSQVVGYLRTLPSGRVLDQVPLDLPAKKLVTRAVWYTISPGLLCGSAPGGAGLDPARIPGALHAAEHAAIGLLPLFATCDRWDIGGVSTAMHADTGEATVFVHDGHPGGAGFADRGFAALFPWLAATREAIASCECPAGCPSCVQSPKCGNGNEPLDKAGAVAVLDAVSTAGRLAGSAGLHERRQRD
- a CDS encoding type II secretion system F family protein — its product is MLAAGWDLLAAGMRAGLPVPVILRAVAAEFDGAPAGVLDEVARLLALGADAVAAWEPALRHPDTEELARAARRTARTGTGLADVAADLAADARASVGARAQAHAQRATVWVALPLGLCFLPAFLCLGVLPVVAGMLNRIVATW
- a CDS encoding Rv3654c family TadE-like protein — its product is MTTRASLAGDGGAATVFSALLSIALVAVLALALQLASGVVARHRAEGAADLAALAAAAHVVQGPEFACGRADWVARGMAIAIASCRLEGANARIEVRADSPVLGNFTAITARARAGPAGG
- a CDS encoding bifunctional DNA primase/polymerase, producing the protein MDWSADEWQDAFGGVRALQAGLLNNRIELRVEAIGFASRGWPVLPGTYPVGTRWIGRDGGEADGPMPVHQDWEERLGTNPDQVAAWWSSRPHSLLLATGTAVNAVEVDAALGYRAAVALRTLGFPVPIVAVPNGRWYFLTSGGDRLAPELADLAEVRLHGAGSWVPMPPTTYPHGAAHWRVKPEVCGWTLPSLDFVQDALVQGLNQDHNVADLVAAGG
- the ssd gene encoding septum site-determining protein Ssd, with translation MSAATTLPSSTPPTAPGGPRPLLITCDAELAEDVLRLAAAAGCELDRAPDPLSVGDRWRTAPLVLLDGPAAEAGVANGLPRRPGVLVLARAPGGDLYRAAFHMGAEQEVILPAHEGHLIELLAEAVDRSAPRSGRVLAVIGGSGGAGASVLATGVAVTAARRGQRSLLLDCDPLGGGLDLAVGAESTDGVRWSGLSVSGGRVAAGALHDALPQRRVGSGSLAVLACDRDGPSSGLTPQAVGAVVDAGRRAGQTVVCDLPRHLSEAALAGLRKADLTLVVVAAEVRACAAAARLVAEIRDRTAGRLRLVVRGPASSGLRVSDVGRAVGVEVLAAVRPQPGLSTALDRGGFCATRAGLRRTVERAASEVLRALGRADTPAERALAGAA
- a CDS encoding type II secretion system F family protein codes for the protein MLTFFLLALSLLCWPDLRAQRRLCALTSTTAGKPGAAAVRAARIGWIPATAALGALLAGVGGLFAAVALAVLGRRYVRSRRSFRAGVERSAELSGGIRLLVAGLRAGAHPAVAAEGAAEDSAPAISGVFRDLASAAKLGGDVPTVLDNGGHPAELRQPLARLGRAWRLAERHGVALADLLDAVRRDVDHRVAFVRDLESKMAGPRATAAMLAGLPLLGLLLGEAVGAAPLSVLTGQAFGQAVLVVGVGLLCAGLFWTLRLTEGAMSP